The sequence AAGCATTTCTATCTGCCAATGCCCCATTAAGCACATTGTCTAAGCAGGTAATTGTATCAACAAGGCAGAAATCCTGATATATAGTGCCTATTGTTTTCTGAATATCTCTTTTCTTTCTTCCCTTAAGCTTTGTAAAATCCTGGTTATCAATAATAATACTGCCTGCAGACGGTTTAATCATTCCATTAAGCAAGCGAAAAAGAGTGGTCTTTCCAGCACCACTCTTTCCAATTACTGATATGAATTCTCCCTGTTCTACTGAAAAACTAATGTTATCAAGGGCTTTGTCTCCACCTTTATATAATTTACTCACACTGTCTATCTGTAACATATATATTGTCCTCCCAGACAGCTTAAAGGTGAATTATTTCTTTAACATATTCTGTGCCGCACGCTCTGCATCATAATCAGAGCTTTGGGCATACTGATATCCAATATGGCTTAATACATTCAAAACTTTAAGTCCGTCTTCACTTTTTCCTATATTAATACAAGCATCTGCAAATGCTTTCTTAAAGCCTTCTGACATAATATCTGAATTCTTACTAACACATATTGTATCATCCATTATCTGATCTGTCACTGCCAAAACTGCAGTCTGTTTATAACAATCATCTGTACCACCGAATTTGCTCATCCAGTTAGCTGCATATTTTGCTCTCATATGTGCAAATCCGACAATAACATCAACCTGTCCTGCTGCAAGCCTTGACATAGATGTTGTATACGAATCAGACTGTACGACATTGGCAAGGTCACTTATCTGCTTCCCATAATTATTGTAAAGCCACAGACTTGGGTATATATAACCTGATGCTGATGAAGCACCCATTACAGCCCATGTTGCACCATTCAAATCATCCCATGTAAGCTTCTGTCCTGCATTGACCTTGGCAGCAAGCTCCTGTCCCTTAGCACTTGGTCCTGCAAGAATTATTGAACGATAATATGTTGTAAGATTATCTGTAAATGCTTCCTCCGTTCCATCATTCCAGTCCTTGGCATTAAGAGAATCCTTGTTAATAGCTTTTCTCTGTGCAGTAAGCAGAACATCACAGTCATCATCATATGTAACATAAGTTCCGCCAGAAATAAATCCTGCATCTGCTGTTCCGGCACTTAAAGCTTCTCCTACTGCACTGTAAGAAGTTCCTACTGTAATCTCAACATTGCCTACATTATACCCCTGTGTAGCAAGTTCATCTTTAATCATGCCGCCAAGAGGCTCAAGTCCTGTAAGCAGCGTATCAGCATCCTGATACGGTGCAATCATTATTCTGAATGTATCAATATCCTTAGAATCTTCTTTAGTTGTATCTTTTCCACAGCCTGTCAGCCCTGCTGATAATCCCATGCAAAATGTCGCTGTAAGTAACACAGCCATTCCTTTTTTCAAATATTTTGTTAATTTCATTATTTTGTCTCTCTTCCAATTTCCTTTAACATATTCTTATCGCTTCTAATTGTAGCACATGCAACAGTAGTAAGCATATTACCTGTAATAGTAGCAGACGCACCAGACTGAAATGCCTTGATTCCGTCTCCTGTAAGAAGTGCTCTTCCTGCACCAAGTCTTATATCAGCCTCCGGGTTAATATATCTAAAGAATGCTATTGTTCTTAATATCTCAGGCTCAGTAAGTCTTCTCTCATTCTCAAGAGGTGTACCCTTAATTGGCATAAGTGCATTAAGAGGAATAGAGTCAACTCCAACTTCCGCAAGACTTATTGCCATATCAAGTCTGTCTTCCCAGTCTTCGCCCATTCCTATTATACCACCTGAACATGCCCACATACCTTCTGCTTTTACAAGCTTTAAAGTTTCAATCTTCATATCATATGTATGTGTAGTGCATATATTAGGGAAATTTCTTCTTGAAGTCTCAATATTATGGTGATAACTTGTAACACCTGCTTCATGAAGTCTGTGAAGCTGCTCAGCATTAAGAAATCCCATAGATGCACACAGCTCAATATCACATTCTTTATTCATAATTTCATAAGCATGAACAGCCTTTTCAAATTCCTCACCGGTAAGAGCTTTTCCAGCCGTAACAATCGAGAAACGATCAACACCTTCTGACTCATTCAGCTTACATGCCTTTACAATATCCTCTTCTGGAAGAAAATCATACACTTCACAATCTGTATGGTTATGTGCTGACTGTGCACAGTACTTACAGTCTTCTGGACATTTGCCACTTCTTCCATTAATTATAGAACATAAGTCAACCTTATCCCCAACAAAATGCTTTCTTATTCTGTCCGCACCCACGCAAAGCTCATCTAAGTCACAACTAAGGAAAAATGTTAAATCATCCTGTCTTGTAATTCTTCTTCCATTAATAATCTCTTCAGCCAGTTCTAATGGTGTCATAATTGATATACCTCTTTTTAAAATTTTTATTTGATTATAGAACTGAAAATAGCGAATGTCAACAAGTTGCATCTTCCAGTTGACATTCGCTATATGTAATTACCCGCTGATATTCTTTATCTATTACCTATATCTGCCATATCATGTATAACATCAGATATATTTTCTACTGTTGAGGTTATTCTGTTATTAAGATCTGTACAGCTCTTAGCAAGCTTTCCTACCTCTAATGCTACAACTGAAAAGCCTTTTCCCGCCTCACCGGCTCTTGCAGCCTCAATAGATGCATTAAGTGCAAGAATATTCTGCTTTCTCTGTATGCCATCAAGCTGCTTGGTATTCTCCTTGATATCTCTCACATACTCTTCACAGCTCTTAACACCACCTGTAAGCTTTGTAATCAATTGTCCATTGTACTTAGAATTATATTCTGAATTAATAAAATTATTAAGTACTGCTCCTAGCAGGTTAGCTGCTGCATTAATCTCCGTCTCTGTTCTTACTGTAACTTTTCCTAACGCCTCAATATACTCATCCTCATTAATACCCAGTTCTCTTGCAACGCCTCTGAATTTCTCTTCATCTGGATGCTCAGGTAAAACCTGACCTCCGATTACAGAGCCAAGCACTGTACCATCGCTTAACTTAAGCGGAATACCAAAATCCACAAGTCCAGCATGGCAATGATATACACCTTGTCCTTCAGCATCACATTTTTCACATCTTCTGCATCCTTCCTTACTTCCTCTGGTAAGCTTCATACAGAAATCTGTAAAGTTGTAACATTCGGAAATATACTTCCCATCAGCTCCAACTGCAACCGTAGCTAATCCTGTTGCCACAGCCCAGTCAGACATAATTGATTCAAATTTCTCCATATCAGCAAAATCTTGAATCTTCATGCTTAAACCACCTCTTTTTCAATTGTTACATGTATTGATTGAATAAATTTTAACAAATAAGACCTCTAAAGTCAATGAATATGAGTAATTAGCAACATTTTTATGTACTGGCTCTGTATTAATGATGGAACAGTCTCATTCCTGTAAAGCACATAGCCATTCCACGCTTATTGGCTGTTTCAATAACCTGATCATCTCTTACAGAACCACCAGGCTGTGCTACATACTTAACGCCTGACTTATATGCTCTTTCTATATTATCTCCAAATGGGAAGAATGCATCTGAACCGATTGTTACATCAGTATTGCCTGCTAGCCATTCCTTCTTTTCCTCTGTTGTAAATACAGATGGTTTCTCTGTGAATACTCTCTCCCAGTCATTGAGAATATCTTCATACTCATCACCAATATAAAGGTCAATTGCATTATCTCTGTCAGCACGGCCTACGCCTTCCTTAAATGGAAGATTAAGGACCTTTGGATTCTGGCGGAGATACCAGTTATCTGCCTTCTGTCCTGCAAGTCTTGTACAATGGATTCTTGACTGCTGTCCTGCTCCGATACCGATTGCCTGTCCATTCTTAACATAGCATACAGAATTAGACTGTGTATACTTAAGTGTTATAAGTGCAATAATCATATCAATCTTAGCTGATTCAGGAATTTCCTTGTTCTCTGTTACAACATTTGATAAAAGCTCCTTATCAATAACGAACTCATTTCTTCCCTGCTCAAATGTTACGCCAAACACCTGCTTTCTCTCGATTGGTTCAGGCTTATACTCAGGGTCAATCTTAATGATATTATAATTACCCTTCTTCTTAGACTTTAATATCTCAAGTGCCTCCGGTTCATAGCCAGGTGCAACAATACCATCTGAAACCTCATGCTGGATAAGCTTTGCTGTAGCAACATCACATACATCTGATAATGATATGAAATCACCGAAAGATGACATTCTGTCTGCGCCTCTTGCTCTTGCATACGCACATGCGATTGGGCTTAATTCTCCGATTGCTTCATCAACCCAGTAAATCTTCTTCTCGACATCTGTAAGAGGAAGTCCTACTGCTGCACCTGCTGGAGATACATGCTTGAAAGATGTAGCTGCTGGAAGTCCTGTAGCCTTCTTTAATTCCTTAACAAGCTGGTATCCGTTAAATGCATCAAGAAAATTAATATATCCTGGTCTGCCGTTAAGAATCTCTACAGGAAGGTCACTTCCGTCTTCCATAAATATTCTTGAAGGCTTCTGATTAGGGTTGCATCCGTATTTTAACTGAAATTCGTTCATATTCTTTCTCCTTAATTACTTTACATTCTTGTTAATAATTCTTGTTTCGTATTCACCTGTAGCAATATCAATATATCTTACAAAAAGTGAAACCTTGTTATCTGCATTAAGATTATCCCAGATCATCTGTGTGAATTCTTCAATATCACCTGATATCTTAACCCATGTAGGTTCTCCCTCATAGCTTGGAAGTGGATTGCCATCACCCATATATGTATGGATATAATGTCCTTCTCCTGCAAATGCTGCATCATATGTATATGTGTGTCTTTCACAGATGTCAGGATTACCATTATGGCTCTTTAATATTGACATTGCATATGAATATTCATTATTCTCAACATGAAGCACACTTGAAATTCTTGGCGTATAGTTAGGTGCATCATGCTCATATTTTCTTACTCTTAAAGATTCTTCAAATGTTTTTCCTTCTGAAAGGCCATCATAAACCGTATCAGTCTGGTCTCCATTAGTAACTATAGTATTATTGCCAAGTACTCTTACAGGGGCATAGATAATAAGCTCTGGTGCAACTAAAAGTGTTGATGGGTCAAAAGCTTCTGTTCTGATACCCTCTCCGTCCTGTACAAATACACGGTTACGGCTGCTCTCGCTTCTTCCCATAATAAAGTAAGCTGAAACTGCCTTCTTACCATCCTCTGACATACCGGCAACAATTCCTCTGCCCGGATAAGCACATCCTGATAATTCCTCTGAAAGGTTCTTAATTGTCATAACTGACCTCCTGTTAAATGTGATGACTGCGTTCGCTCTTCATGGTTCTTTTTCGCGAGTAGCGAAGATGCCAGAATTTCATTCTGGCATTGTCGCGGTGCTCCTCGAATATCCGTGAAAAATCCCCAATCCATGCAAGCATGATTGTGAATTTTCACTCCTATTCTCATCGCTACTCGCGCAAAAAAACCGACCATCTGGGAACGCAGCTTATAGCTTAACGTTGCCCAGGCGGTCGGCTTTTTTAATATAAACTGTACTCCCTGTGGGTTATCCCACAATGCCCATAAGGCATCTTCCGCCAGTTGTACAGCACTTATTAATAACATACAACAAAATATGTTAAATTGCAACACCATTCTTCTTAAGAAGTTCTCTTGCTGATTCAACTGAATCAACACCTGTTGCATTCTTAATTGGTGCAAATTCCTTTTCTCTTACTACCTCAAATGGCAGGCAACTGTCAAGCTCATGAATCATATCAAGAACAAGACCCTCAAACTTATATCCATTAGGCTTTTCCGGCTTAACAAGATCACCATTCGCATCAATATATGGAATCTTCTTCTCAACAATATGTAAAGGAAGATTCTTTCCAACAATTCTTTCAAGATCAGAAACCCTGAACAGATAGTTAAGAATAACTCCAAAATTATATGCAGGGTCGCCTTTTGCATTCTTAGCATCCATCATCTCTTTAGTAAGTTCATAATACTCAACAATAGAAGGCTTGCCATCTTCAAGGCACATAACACCTACCTTCTCATCAGGAGCTGCTTTTCTTACAACCTTAGAACCAACT is a genomic window of [Eubacterium] eligens ATCC 27750 containing:
- a CDS encoding phosphate/phosphite/phosphonate ABC transporter substrate-binding protein; protein product: MKLTKYLKKGMAVLLTATFCMGLSAGLTGCGKDTTKEDSKDIDTFRIMIAPYQDADTLLTGLEPLGGMIKDELATQGYNVGNVEITVGTSYSAVGEALSAGTADAGFISGGTYVTYDDDCDVLLTAQRKAINKDSLNAKDWNDGTEEAFTDNLTTYYRSIILAGPSAKGQELAAKVNAGQKLTWDDLNGATWAVMGASSASGYIYPSLWLYNNYGKQISDLANVVQSDSYTTSMSRLAAGQVDVIVGFAHMRAKYAANWMSKFGGTDDCYKQTAVLAVTDQIMDDTICVSKNSDIMSEGFKKAFADACINIGKSEDGLKVLNVLSHIGYQYAQSSDYDAERAAQNMLKK
- the bioB gene encoding biotin synthase BioB; amino-acid sequence: MTPLELAEEIINGRRITRQDDLTFFLSCDLDELCVGADRIRKHFVGDKVDLCSIINGRSGKCPEDCKYCAQSAHNHTDCEVYDFLPEEDIVKACKLNESEGVDRFSIVTAGKALTGEEFEKAVHAYEIMNKECDIELCASMGFLNAEQLHRLHEAGVTSYHHNIETSRRNFPNICTTHTYDMKIETLKLVKAEGMWACSGGIIGMGEDWEDRLDMAISLAEVGVDSIPLNALMPIKGTPLENERRLTEPEILRTIAFFRYINPEADIRLGAGRALLTGDGIKAFQSGASATITGNMLTTVACATIRSDKNMLKEIGRETK
- a CDS encoding PocR ligand-binding domain-containing protein yields the protein MKIQDFADMEKFESIMSDWAVATGLATVAVGADGKYISECYNFTDFCMKLTRGSKEGCRRCEKCDAEGQGVYHCHAGLVDFGIPLKLSDGTVLGSVIGGQVLPEHPDEEKFRGVARELGINEDEYIEALGKVTVRTETEINAAANLLGAVLNNFINSEYNSKYNGQLITKLTGGVKSCEEYVRDIKENTKQLDGIQRKQNILALNASIEAARAGEAGKGFSVVALEVGKLAKSCTDLNNRITSTVENISDVIHDMADIGNR
- a CDS encoding phosphoribosylaminoimidazolecarboxamide formyltransferase; protein product: MNEFQLKYGCNPNQKPSRIFMEDGSDLPVEILNGRPGYINFLDAFNGYQLVKELKKATGLPAATSFKHVSPAGAAVGLPLTDVEKKIYWVDEAIGELSPIACAYARARGADRMSSFGDFISLSDVCDVATAKLIQHEVSDGIVAPGYEPEALEILKSKKKGNYNIIKIDPEYKPEPIERKQVFGVTFEQGRNEFVIDKELLSNVVTENKEIPESAKIDMIIALITLKYTQSNSVCYVKNGQAIGIGAGQQSRIHCTRLAGQKADNWYLRQNPKVLNLPFKEGVGRADRDNAIDLYIGDEYEDILNDWERVFTEKPSVFTTEEKKEWLAGNTDVTIGSDAFFPFGDNIERAYKSGVKYVAQPGGSVRDDQVIETANKRGMAMCFTGMRLFHH
- a CDS encoding IMP cyclohydrolase gives rise to the protein MTIKNLSEELSGCAYPGRGIVAGMSEDGKKAVSAYFIMGRSESSRNRVFVQDGEGIRTEAFDPSTLLVAPELIIYAPVRVLGNNTIVTNGDQTDTVYDGLSEGKTFEESLRVRKYEHDAPNYTPRISSVLHVENNEYSYAMSILKSHNGNPDICERHTYTYDAAFAGEGHYIHTYMGDGNPLPSYEGEPTWVKISGDIEEFTQMIWDNLNADNKVSLFVRYIDIATGEYETRIINKNVK